ACGATCAGAAACGCCACCCATTCCACGTTCATCGCCGACCTCCCGTCGTGTCGCCGTCCACGTCGGCATCGTCAGCGCTCGCTTTCGCATCCCGGCTCTCTGCCCGGCGCTCCTCGCGCGCGATCCGCTCGGCCTCGCGCTCGGCCTCCCGGGCCGCGACGTCGTCGCGCACGGCGCTCTGCGCCACCGCGGTGAGCGGCGGCAGCGTACCGGTCTCGGTCTTCACGGGCTTGATCTTGCGCTTCCGGATCCGCACGGCGTACCCGGACTCGGCGACATCGGGCACGGCGATCGCGTTCGACGCGTCGACCTTGTTGCGGCGGGAGCGCCAGAAGATGAAGAGGATGAACCCGAACCCGAGTACGGCGTCGATGATGACGCCGACCATGCCCAGGTGGGCGATGAGCGCGGCGACCGCACCCACGGCTCCGGCGGCGGGCAACGTGAAGAGCCAACCCGACGCGATCCGTCCGACGGTGCGCCAGCGCACGCTCGAACCCCGGCGTCCGAGGCCCGACCCGATGACGGAGCCCGACGCGACCTGCGTCGTGGACAGGGCGAAGCCGAGGTGACTCGAGGCGAGGATGGTCGCCGCAGTGCTCGTCTCCGCGGCGAAGCCCTGCGCGGGCTTGACCTGCGTGAGGCCGGCGCCGAGGGTCCGGATGATGCGCCAGCCGCCGGAGTACGTGCCGATCGCGATCGCGAGCGCGCAGCTGACGATCACCCAGAGGTGAGGACCGGTACCCGGATCCTGTAGGTTCGCGGCGACGAGCGTGAGCGTGATCACCCCCATCGTCTTCTGCGCGTCGTTGGTGCCGTGCGCGAGGGCGATGAGCGAGGAGGAGGCGATCTGGGCGTAGCGGAAGCGACCCCGGCCGTCCTTCTTGCCGTCGTGCCGCCGGGTGATCGCGTAGGCGACCTTCGTCGCGGTGAATGCGACGAGACCGGCGGTGAGCGGCGCGGCCAGTGCCGGGATGATGATCTTGGAGAGGAAGACGCCGCCGTTGATCGCCGAGAACCCGGCACCCACGATCGCGGCCCCGATGAGCCCGCCGAACAGCGCGTGGGAGGAGCTCGACGGCAGCCCGTAGAGCCAGGTCAGGAGGTTCCAGACGATGGCGCCGATGAGCCCGGCGAAGATCATCTCCGGGGTGATGAGCACACCGCCATCGCCCTCGTTGATGAGGCCACCCGAGATGGTCTTGGCGACCTCCGTGGAGAGGAACGCTCCGATGAGGTTCAGGATCGCCGCGAGCAGCACCGCGGTCTTGGGCTTCAGCGCGCCCGTCGCGATGGGGGTCGCCATCGCGTTGGCCGTGTCGTGGAAGCCGTTCGTGAAATCGAAGAAGAGAGCCAGCACGATGACCAGCAGCACGATGATGGTGAGTTCCACCCGACGTCTTTCGTTCGGAGACAGAGGTCTGGGAACGCACTCTTTGGTCATCAGAACTTCACCGAATGTTCGGCTGGATTTCGTTGACAATCGCGCGTCACACTCATGGTTCCACCTCGCTGTGAGCAGGTCAAGCTGAGATCCGGTGTTCACCTCCCGTTCACCTAAAACCCGGGTCCGGTCCTCCGGATCGCAGGCCCAGACGAAGGGCGTATGCTGGCGGAGCACCGACCCCCGGGAGGGACCATGACGACCGCACCGCTCACCGATTTCATCCCCGCCGAGGGCAGCATCACGATGTTCTCGACCGAGTGGTGCGGCTACTGCAAGCGGCTCAAGCTGATGCTCGACACGTCCGGGATCGGGTACACCGAGGTCAACATCGAGACGACGCCGGGCACCCCCGAGCTCGTCGAGCAGATCAACGGCGGCAATCAGACCGTGCCCACCGTGGTCTACCCCGACGGCAGCGTCGCCACCAACCCGTCGCTCCGCGACGTGCAGGCGAGCCTGGCGCGCTAGCCGAAGTTCAGGCGCACCGCGGCGTAGCGGTCGGCGGGCACTGTCTTCAAACGATCCACCGCGTCCCCGAAGGGCACCATCTCGACCTGATCGCCGCGGAGCGCCGCCATCGTGCCCCAGGTTCCCGCGAGCGCCGCATCCGCCGCCGCCATTCCCGTGCGGGTGGCGAGCACCCGATCGAACGCGGTCGGCGAACCGCCCCGCTGCACGTGGCCGAGCACCGTCGCCCGGGTCTCGATCCCGGTCCCGGCCTCGATGAGCGGCGCGAGCACCTCGGCGACTCCCCCGAGCCGCGGCCGGCCGAAGCCGTCGAGCCCGTCGCGGGTCACCGCCTGCTCGGCTCCATCGAGCCGGAACCCCTCGGCGACCACCACGAGTGAGGAGCGGCCGCGATCCCGCACGCTCGTCACCCAGTCGCACACCTGCGCCAGCGACTCCGGGTACTCCGGCAGCAGCATCACCTGCGCGCCGCCCGCCATGCCCGCGTGCAGCGCGATCCAGCCGGCATCGCGCCCCATGACCTCGAGCACCATGCAGCGCCGGTGCGACTCGCCCGTCGTGCGCAGGCGGTCGATCGCCTCGGCGGCGATGGAGACCGCGGTGTCGAAGCCGAACGTGTAGTCGGTGCCGCCGAGGTCGTTGTCGATGGTCTTCGGGAGCCCGATGGCCGGGATCCCGGCGTCGGTGAGCAGGCTCGACACCGTCTGCGTGCCGTTGCCGCCGATGAGCAGGAACCCGTCGAGGCCGTACTCGGCGAAGCGAGCGCGGAACGCGGTGAGATCGATGTCCTCGCCGCGACCGCCCGCGAACGGAGGCACGCGGCTGGTGCCGAGGATCACGCCGCCGAGCGGCGACAGTCCGCGCACGGCGGAACGGTCGAGCGGGATCCAGTCCCCCTCGTGGAAGCCGCGCCAGCCGTCCATGAAACCGATCATCTCGAACCCGTGCACGTCGACCGCCCGCAGCACGGCACCCCTGATCGCGGCGTTCATCCCCGGGCTGTCACCACCCGAGCACAGCACTCCGAGCTTCATCCATCCCCCTCACACGGCGTCAGGATGCCCAGACTATCGTCCCCCGTGCTCCTGCACAGCCCTGCGCAGCACGTGCATGAGCGACTCGAGCTGCACGGAGTCGGCGTCCTCGGTCCTCGCCTCGGCGCCGTCGAGCGCACGGGCGGCGAGGCCGGCCTTGCCGTCGATCAGCTCCGCGATCTTCGCGTCGATGGTCTGCGCGGCGATGATGCGCCACGCGGTGACCGGCTCGTCCTGGCCGATCCGGTGCACCCGGTCGATGGCCTGGGTCTGCTCGGCGTCGGTCCAGCTGAGCTCGGCGAGCACCACGTTGGAGGAGGCCTGGAGGTTCACGCCGACGCCCGCCGCGGTCAGCGAGCACACGGCGACGGCGACCTCGGGGTCCTGGTTGAACGCGTCGATCTGCTCCTGGCGGAACGTCGAGGTCTGATCGCCGCGCACCGACACCGTCTTCAGGCCGCGCTCGGCGAAGAGCGCCTCGGCCCGGTCCATGACGTCAATGTGCTTCGCGAAGAACACGACCTTGCCCACGGAGTGCGCGAGCTGGGCGGTGTAGTCCGCCGCGAGCCCGGCCTTCGCCTGGCCGATCTGGCGCACCATCGTGAATACGTTGAGGCCATCGGCGGAGGCGTGGGACTCCTCGAGCTCCTGCATGCACACCATGCGCACGATCGCGTCGTCGCTGAGCTTCTCCCCGAGCTTGCCGTGCTTGACGGCCGTGAAGCGGTCGAGGAGCTTGCGGGCGAGCTGCGCCTCCGCCTCGCGGATCCCGCGGCCGAGCTCGTCGTCCAGTTCCACCGGCAGATCCACGACACGCTTGGCGGGGAGATCCGCCGCGACGTCGATCTTCCGACGCCGTACGATACCCATGTCGATCACACTCTGGCGCGCTTCGGGGTAGAACGCCGGGTCGGCCGGGGTCCAGCCGTTGTTCTCGAGCCGGGCCATCAGCTCGGGACCGGGCTTCTCGGCGTCCGTCCAGCCGAGGAACCGCCAGATCGCGCGGAAGTCATCGATGTCGTTGATGAGCGGGGTGCCCGTGAGCGCGATGAGCAGCGGCGAGACGCCGGGCGTGCGCTTGCGGATGCTCTCCGCGATCGCGAGCACGTTGCGCGAGCGCTGCGACTGCACGTTCTTGATCATGTGCGCCTCGTCGACGACCATGCCCTTGAAGCCGAAGCGCGAGATCCAGCTCAGGTGGCGATCGAGGATCTCGTAGTTGACGACGAAGACGTCGGCGAAGGGATCGATGTCGGCACCGTCGCCGTGGATCACGGTGACCCGACGCTGCGGAGTCCAGCGCTCTGCCTCGCGCGCCCAGTTCATCTTGACGACGTTCGGCACCACCACGAGCAGCGGGTAGTCGCCCGAGACGCTCGCGGCGAGCACCGACTGCGCGGTCTTGCCGAGGCCCGGCTCGTCGGCGAGCAGGAAGCTGCGGTGGCCGTCGCGCACACTGGCGAGGAATCGGGCCTGGTGGTGCATCAGCTCGAGCCCGGCGGGCGCGAGCCGATCCGGCACCGGAGCCTCGGGGAGCTCCATGCACGCGGAGCCGCCGCCGCCCTGCTCGAACGACTTCAGGAGCGGCCCGAGCAGCTCCCAGTTCGCGAGGCGCACGACGGGGGTCGGCGACTTCGGCGCGGTGAGGTCGGGGGCGAGGAACGGGTTCGCGAGCCGGCGCGCCTCGATGCCCGCGGGCTCCACCTGGCGCTCGGCGAGCTCCGGCGGCACATAGGTCTGCACGGGAGCCGGGGCTGCCTTCTCCTCCTCCGGCACCTCGATGCCGGCCTGCATGAGCATCTTGCGCTTCAGCTGGCGCGTCGCGTCCGTGATCGGAGCGGCGGGCTCGAGCAGGGTGATCAGGCTGGTGTCGCGCGCCGCGGTCTTCGCGAGGATCGAGGCCACACCGTCGAGCCGCTTCAGGGTCTCGGCCCGCTCCGCGTCGCTCACGCCCTCTGCGGTCTTCACCCGTGCGCGCTCTTCGCGCATCAGCAGCGCGATGACGTGGAACTTGGTGCGATTCGCGGGGGTGGCCTTGCCGCGCTGAGCGGAGGCCTCCACCTCACGCACGGCGCGTGCAAGCAGCGGGATGATGCCTTCGTTGTGCGTGTGCTTGCGTCGACCGTTCGCGCGCGACGACGCGCCGTTGGATGGTGCGGTCTGACGGGTGGCAGTGGTGATTGCCAATGGATCTCCTGATCAGCGTGGTGCGTTCCCGGATCGAGTACCGGGGCGCAGGTCGTTCCCCGGTTCGGAGTCTGACACCATGCGCAGCATGGGACTCCAGAGTTGCTCCCGAATCACGACCTTGCGGTCAATGCTAGCACCTCGGGCTGCAAGCGCGGTGGGCTCGCAGCCCGTGCGAGCACATATTGCAGAGATCTGCGTTCCCGCTGACCCCATCGGCCGAATCACTCAGCGGGAGTGCAGATCTCTGCAGCTGGGTGACGGCGTGGAACGAACGTCCGGAACGCGACGCTAGGCCCGCGGTGCCGGACCGGCCGTGAGCTCACGGGCGCGCACCACATCGGCCTGCATCTGCACGATCAGCGCGTCGAGCGAGTCGAAGCGCTCGGTCGCGCGGAGGCGATGGGTGAACCGGACCTCCATCGGCCGGCCGTAGAGGTCGCCTTCGAAATCCAGGAGGAACGCCTCGACCCGGGACTGCTCGTTCGGCGTGAAGGTGGGGTTGTTGCCGACGGAGATCGCGGCGGGGCGGCGCACGCCGTCGATCACGGCGTATCCAGCGTAGACGCCGTCGGCCGGCACGAGGCCCTCGATGCGGCCGCCGAGATTCGCCGTCGGGAAGCCGAGCTCGCGGCCGCGCGCGTCGCCGTGCACGATCTCGCCCCGCACGGCGACGGCCCGTCCGATCATGCGCGACGCCGATTCGACATCCCCCGACACGATGGCGTCGCGGATCTGCGTGGAGGAGACCCGCCCCCGCCGGGCATCGACCACCCCGGCGACGACCTCGACCGTGAACCCCAGTCGCTCGCCGAGCGCGCGCAGCAGCGTCGCGTCGCCCAGCCCGCGGTGCCCGAAGCGGAAGTCGGAGCCCATGATCACGTGGCGCGCGTGCAACCGCCCCACGAGCACCTGCTCGACGAAGTCCTCGGCGGAGATCCGGGAGAACTCGGCGTCGAACTCGACCATCACGCAGGCGTCGACGCCCGTGTCTGCGATGGTCTCGAGCCGCTGGTCCCGGCTCATGAGCGGCAGCGGGCAGATGTCGGGTCGCAGGTACCCGAGCGGGTTGCTCGCGAACGTGAAGACGACCGCGTGCGTTTCGCTCGCGCGGGCGGAGTCGAGCAGTCGGCCGATGATCGCCTGGTGGCCGAGGTGCACGCCGTCGAACTTGCCGATGGCGACGGTGCTGCCCGAGGCGAAGTCCGCCGGGTCGATCGCCGCGAGCGATTCGAGCACGCGCATCAGGCGGCCTCGCCGGACGCGACCGGCGCACCGGTCCGCGACAGCCACAGCAGCCCCAGGATCGGGAGCACGAGCGGAATGAACAGGTACCCGCTGCCGAAGAACGACCACACGGAGGGGTGTCCGAAGAGCTGCGGCACGGTGATGCTGAGCACGCCGACGATCACGACCCCGCACAGCTCGAAGATCAGCGCTGCCCAAGCGATCGTGCGCCACACCCCGCGGCGCTTGATGAGGGCGACGGACGCGACGATGTAGACGACCCCCGCGAGGGCCGAGAGCGCGTACGCGAGCGGCGCCTCATCGAACTTCGTGATGATCTGGTACACCGAGCGGAACGTCGCCGCGATCGCGAGGACGAGATACACGGCGATGAGGACCCGGCCGAGTCCGCCGAGGCGGTCGCCCCGGGTTGCGATGTGCGCGGATCCCGCATCTCGAAGTTCGCCCTGTGCCACGCCCTCCAGCTTACCGCTCCCCGGCTGCCGGTTCGGCTCAGCCCCAGATGACGAGCATGCGGTACACCATCACCGCGACCGCGAAGTGCACCACCGCGAGCACGATGTTGGCCCAGCGCGTGCGATCGACGAGCGCCCAAAACCCCGCGCCCGGCGGGAGCGCGAACGCGACGATCAGGTACATCCAGAACTCGAGCGGGTCGCCGGTGGCCGGATTGCCCGCGAGCGGCGCCACGATCGACACGATGATCTGCGCGAGCAGCAAGAGGGCCACGAGCAGCGTCGCACCCATGGTGTAATCGTTTGGGGGGAGCTTGCGCGCGCCCACGACGAGGCACACCACCGCCGACACCAGGGCGACCGCGATGATCGCGATCCCGAACCACAGGATCATGCGCCGGCTCCTCCGTCAGGGGTCGGGAAGTTCGTGACGATGCGGGTGCGGCCGCCCGTAATCTTCACGAGGCCCACCAGGCGGCCGTCGGGGGCGACCGCGGCCACGAGGTCCGCATCGGCGGCGGCACCGACGTCGACCCGCTTGCCGTGCCCGAGATCGATGGTCTGCTGCTCGGTCAGCGCGAGCACCGGGAACAGGCGCTCGGCCACGGCGGTCGGCGTCAGGAGCGGGCCGGGCGACCCCGCGACGAGGTCGTCCATGCTGGTCGCGTCCGCCACGTCGAACGGGCCGACCGTGGTGCGACGGAGCGCGGTGAGGTGCCCGCCGACGCCGAGGAGCTCGCCGAGATCCCGCGCGAGCGCTCGGACGTACGTGCCGGTCGAGCAGCGCACGGTGGCGTCGAGGTCGATCACCGGGGTGCCGTCCTCCGCCGTCGCGGATCGCGGCTCGCCGATCTCGAAGGCGTGGATCGTCACGGGGCGGCGTTTCAGCTCGACCTGCTCCCCCGCCCGCACCCGGTCGTACGCGCGTCGGCCGTCGACCTTGATCGCGCTCACAGCGCTCGGCGCCTGGTCGATGTCGCCCGTGAGCTCGGCGACCGCGGCGGCGATGCGCGCAGGGTCGGCCAGCACTGCGGCGAGCGCGGCGGGATCCGCGACGGCCACACGATCGCCCTCGCGGTCGTCCGTCACCGTGGTGATCCCGAGCCGGATCGTCGTGAGGTAGGTCTTGTCGAGGCCGACGAGGTGGGTGAGCAGGCGCGTGGCCGGCCCCGCACCGAGCACCAGGAGCCCGGTGGCCATCGGATCGAGCGTACCGGCGTGGCCCACCTTGCGGGTGCCGAGGGCCCGCCGGGACTTCGCGACGACATCGTGACTCGTCCAGTCGCCGGCCTTGTCGATCAGGAGGATCCCGCCCTGCGGGGGCAGTGTCGTCGGCTCGTTCGTCACCCCTTCACTCTACCGGCGGGTCAGCTGAGCATCCCGCGGTCCCGCGCGACGGCAGCGGCCCGCGAGCGGGAGTCCACCCGCAGTTTCGCCAGCACGTGGGCCACGTGCGTTTTGACGGTGGCCTCCGAGACGAAGAGATGCCGGGCGATCTCGCGGTTCGACCGCCCCTCGGCGACGAGCAGGAGCACCGCGCGTTCGCGCTCCGTGAGGCGAGGAACCGCGTTCTCGCGCTGCGCCTGAACCCGTAGGGCCACCTCGGCGTCGAACACCGTGCGCCCCTCCGCGGCATTCTGGATCCCGGCGAGGATCGCCTCGGTCGGGGCGTCCTTCAGGAGGTACCCGGTGGCGCCCGCTTCGACCGCCCGGAGGATATCGCCGTCGCGGTCGAAGGTCGTGAGCATGAGCACGGCGGGCGCGGGATCGAGCCGTCGGAGCGCGAGGGTCGTCGCGATCCCGTCGATGCCGTCCCCGAGACGCAGGTCGCACAGCACGACGTCCGGCTGAAGCACAGCGGCTGCGGGAACGGCTTCCTCGCCGCTGCCGGCCTCGCCGACCACACGGATTCCCGCCCGGCTCTCCAAGACCGAGCGAAGCCCCGCGCGCACGATCGGATGATCGTCCACGAGCAGCACGGTCCGGGTCACCACGGATCACTCC
Above is a genomic segment from Leucobacter rhizosphaerae containing:
- a CDS encoding inorganic phosphate transporter, producing the protein MELTIIVLLVIVLALFFDFTNGFHDTANAMATPIATGALKPKTAVLLAAILNLIGAFLSTEVAKTISGGLINEGDGGVLITPEMIFAGLIGAIVWNLLTWLYGLPSSSSHALFGGLIGAAIVGAGFSAINGGVFLSKIIIPALAAPLTAGLVAFTATKVAYAITRRHDGKKDGRGRFRYAQIASSSLIALAHGTNDAQKTMGVITLTLVAANLQDPGTGPHLWVIVSCALAIAIGTYSGGWRIIRTLGAGLTQVKPAQGFAAETSTAATILASSHLGFALSTTQVASGSVIGSGLGRRGSSVRWRTVGRIASGWLFTLPAAGAVGAVAALIAHLGMVGVIIDAVLGFGFILFIFWRSRRNKVDASNAIAVPDVAESGYAVRIRKRKIKPVKTETGTLPPLTAVAQSAVRDDVAAREAEREAERIAREERRAESRDAKASADDADVDGDTTGGRR
- a CDS encoding mycoredoxin, whose protein sequence is MTTAPLTDFIPAEGSITMFSTEWCGYCKRLKLMLDTSGIGYTEVNIETTPGTPELVEQINGGNQTVPTVVYPDGSVATNPSLRDVQASLAR
- a CDS encoding 6-phosphofructokinase; protein product: MKLGVLCSGGDSPGMNAAIRGAVLRAVDVHGFEMIGFMDGWRGFHEGDWIPLDRSAVRGLSPLGGVILGTSRVPPFAGGRGEDIDLTAFRARFAEYGLDGFLLIGGNGTQTVSSLLTDAGIPAIGLPKTIDNDLGGTDYTFGFDTAVSIAAEAIDRLRTTGESHRRCMVLEVMGRDAGWIALHAGMAGGAQVMLLPEYPESLAQVCDWVTSVRDRGRSSLVVVAEGFRLDGAEQAVTRDGLDGFGRPRLGGVAEVLAPLIEAGTGIETRATVLGHVQRGGSPTAFDRVLATRTGMAAADAALAGTWGTMAALRGDQVEMVPFGDAVDRLKTVPADRYAAVRLNFG
- a CDS encoding DEAD/DEAH box helicase: MAITTATRQTAPSNGASSRANGRRKHTHNEGIIPLLARAVREVEASAQRGKATPANRTKFHVIALLMREERARVKTAEGVSDAERAETLKRLDGVASILAKTAARDTSLITLLEPAAPITDATRQLKRKMLMQAGIEVPEEEKAAPAPVQTYVPPELAERQVEPAGIEARRLANPFLAPDLTAPKSPTPVVRLANWELLGPLLKSFEQGGGGSACMELPEAPVPDRLAPAGLELMHHQARFLASVRDGHRSFLLADEPGLGKTAQSVLAASVSGDYPLLVVVPNVVKMNWAREAERWTPQRRVTVIHGDGADIDPFADVFVVNYEILDRHLSWISRFGFKGMVVDEAHMIKNVQSQRSRNVLAIAESIRKRTPGVSPLLIALTGTPLINDIDDFRAIWRFLGWTDAEKPGPELMARLENNGWTPADPAFYPEARQSVIDMGIVRRRKIDVAADLPAKRVVDLPVELDDELGRGIREAEAQLARKLLDRFTAVKHGKLGEKLSDDAIVRMVCMQELEESHASADGLNVFTMVRQIGQAKAGLAADYTAQLAHSVGKVVFFAKHIDVMDRAEALFAERGLKTVSVRGDQTSTFRQEQIDAFNQDPEVAVAVCSLTAAGVGVNLQASSNVVLAELSWTDAEQTQAIDRVHRIGQDEPVTAWRIIAAQTIDAKIAELIDGKAGLAARALDGAEARTEDADSVQLESLMHVLRRAVQEHGGR
- a CDS encoding bifunctional riboflavin kinase/FAD synthetase — encoded protein: MRVLESLAAIDPADFASGSTVAIGKFDGVHLGHQAIIGRLLDSARASETHAVVFTFASNPLGYLRPDICPLPLMSRDQRLETIADTGVDACVMVEFDAEFSRISAEDFVEQVLVGRLHARHVIMGSDFRFGHRGLGDATLLRALGERLGFTVEVVAGVVDARRGRVSSTQIRDAIVSGDVESASRMIGRAVAVRGEIVHGDARGRELGFPTANLGGRIEGLVPADGVYAGYAVIDGVRRPAAISVGNNPTFTPNEQSRVEAFLLDFEGDLYGRPMEVRFTHRLRATERFDSLDALIVQMQADVVRARELTAGPAPRA
- the truB gene encoding tRNA pseudouridine(55) synthase TruB, with protein sequence MTNEPTTLPPQGGILLIDKAGDWTSHDVVAKSRRALGTRKVGHAGTLDPMATGLLVLGAGPATRLLTHLVGLDKTYLTTIRLGITTVTDDREGDRVAVADPAALAAVLADPARIAAAVAELTGDIDQAPSAVSAIKVDGRRAYDRVRAGEQVELKRRPVTIHAFEIGEPRSATAEDGTPVIDLDATVRCSTGTYVRALARDLGELLGVGGHLTALRRTTVGPFDVADATSMDDLVAGSPGPLLTPTAVAERLFPVLALTEQQTIDLGHGKRVDVGAAADADLVAAVAPDGRLVGLVKITGGRTRIVTNFPTPDGGAGA
- a CDS encoding response regulator transcription factor, whose translation is MVTRTVLLVDDHPIVRAGLRSVLESRAGIRVVGEAGSGEEAVPAAAVLQPDVVLCDLRLGDGIDGIATTLALRRLDPAPAVLMLTTFDRDGDILRAVEAGATGYLLKDAPTEAILAGIQNAAEGRTVFDAEVALRVQAQRENAVPRLTERERAVLLLVAEGRSNREIARHLFVSEATVKTHVAHVLAKLRVDSRSRAAAVARDRGMLS